Within Synechococcus sp. NB0720_010, the genomic segment AGCTCCTCCCGTAGCCGTGCGCTTTGCTCGGGGTGAGACCTCAGAAAGGCCTCGAGCTGCTGCTCGAGCTTGTCTTCGAGCTCATCCCACCAGGACCAGGAACTCACGCCGAGGGAGGACGGGTGATCAGCGGGGCTTCGATCTCCTCCTGCAGAGGGGTGATTGCCGCTTCCCGCGAGCGCAGCAGCAGTTGGGTGAGGCGGGCAATGGCGCCCTCTCCGAGGTTCTGGGTGGTCAGTTGCTCAAAGGCCTCGCCGTAGAGCTCCTCGAGTTGGGCAATCAGGTTTTCCCGCAGTTCCCGGGACGCTCGCCGCTGATCTTCCCTCGCCATCGCAGTTCCTTGAGGGCGTTCAGTCTGCCTGCTTCAGCAGGTGCAGCGACAGGTCGCCGCGGGGATCGCTCCAGCGGGCTTCGCTGCTCCAGCCGGCCCGGGCGGCGAGGGCCAGGAAGGCCTCGGGGCTGTACTTGTGGCTGGTTTCGGTGACGAGGGCTTCGCCCGCCGCAAAGTGCCAGCTGCGGCCGCAGGCCTGCACCGTTTGCTCCCGCTGGCTGATCAGGGCCATCTCGATGTGGCTGGCTTCAGGCACCCAGCGGGCCTGGTAGCGGAACTGCTTCAGGTCGAAATCGCAGTCCAGATCGCGGTTGAGCCGTTGCAGCAGGTTGAGCGCGAAGCGGGCAGAGATCCCTGCGGCGTCGTCGTAGGCCGCCTCTAGCCGTTCGGTGGCTTTCGGTTGATCGATGCCGATCAGCAGGGTTCCACGGGGACCGAGTAGCCGCCGAAATTGCCGCAAGAGCGCTTCGGCGGCAGCGGTGGTGAAGTTGCCGAGGGAGCTGCCTGGGAAGAACCCCAGGCGCCGTTGCGTCTTCAACAGGGGATGGCTCGGCAGCTGCTCCAGTTGGCTGTAGTCGCAGCAGATGCCCAACATCGGCACGCCGGGATGGTCCCCTTGCAGGCGCCGGCAGGCCGTGGCCAGATGCTCTGCACTGATGTCCAGGGCGACGTAAGCCGGCTGGTCCAACGCCTGCAGCAGTGGCCCCACCTTGCGGGCGCTGCCAGCTCCGAACTCCACCAGGGTGCCCTCGCCGAGGGCCGCGGCCATCGCCTGAGCCTGGTTTTCGAGCAGGGCTGTCTCGGTCTTGGTCAGGCTGTACTCGGGCTGCTGGCAAATCAGGTCGAACAGCCGCGATCCTTCGGCGTCGTAGAGAAACCAGGCCGGCAATTGCTTGGGGGTTTGGCTTAGGCCTTCGATCACCAGCTGGCGCATGTCCGCCGCCGCGGGATGGAGATCCAGCAGTTCCGGGACTCCGCTGCGTTGCAGGGTGCTGGTCATGGCTGCACTCCCCTCGCCAGTCGGATTCCGCTGGCCATCCAGCGGCTGTGGGGTGGATAGAAGTTGCGGTAGCTCAGACGCTCGTGTCCGGCCGGTGTCAAAAAGCAGCTGCCCCGCAGCACGAACTGTGAGCTCATGAATTTGCCGTTGTACTCACCAATGGCCCCAGCGGCAGGCGCAAAGCCGGGATAGGGCCGGTAGGGGCTCCCCGTCCACTGCCAGAGGCAGCCGAAGACCTGTGCCAGCTGGCCGCTGGTGGCCGCCAGCTCCCATTCGGCTTCCTCGGGCAAGCGGGCCCCGGCCCAGCGGGCGTAGGCATCGGCTTCAAACCAGCTGATGTGCCGCACTGGGGCATCGGGATGGCGCGGCCTGCGGCCCGCGAGGCTGAACTCCCATTCGCCCCGCCAGTAGCGCGGCGCCTGCCAGCCCCGGTCCTGCACCAGGGCCCAGCCTTCGCTCATCCAGAGGTCGGCGCGCTTGTAGCCCCCGTCGGCGATGAAGGCGGCGTACTCGGCATTGCTTACCAGCCGTTGGCTGATGGCAAAGGGCTCCAGCCAGACCCGGTGGCGGGGGGCTTCGTTGTCGAAGTGAAAGTGCCCCGAGGCCGGATCGAGGCCGATCTCCACCAGGCCTCCCTCGACGTTCCGCCAGCCCCCTGGCCCCGGGTTGGCCCAGCTGGCCTCGTAGTCCGCTTCGGGTTCGGCGGTCGCTTCAGGTTCCAGGGGATTGCGGCTGAAGCCATCCAGCAGATCCATCAGCAGCAGCTCCTGGTGCTGCTGCTCGTGCTGCAGCCCCAGTTCCACGAGTGCAGCCGGCAGGTGATCCAGCTCGGCCATCAGCGCAGCGGTGACACGTTGGCGCCAGGCCAGCACCTCAGCGATGGAAGGTCTGGTCAGGAGGCCACGCTCCGGTCTGGCGTGCCGTTCGCCCACCGACTCGTAGTAGCTGTTGAACAGGTAGCGCCAGCGGCTATCGGCGCAGTCGTAGCCCTCCAGCTGGCTCAGCAGGAACTCTTCAAAGAACCAGGTGGTGTGGGCGAGGTGCCACTTCGCTGGGCTCGCGTCGGGCATCCCCTGCAGGCAGAGGTCCTCCGGTTGCAAGCCCGCGATCAGTTGCTCGGTCGCCCGGCGGATTTCCTGCAGACGCGGCAAGACTGCGGCAGCTGAGGTCGTCACCATTCCGTCGGCTTCCGCTGAGCGGACCCTAGAAGCTCAACCTTGCTGCATCAACGCTTCTACGATCGCCGTAACGCAGAAATGGGCATGGGCGCCAGCACTCCGGGGATTGCATCCGGCTTCGTCGGTGCGGTGGGCCAGACCCCGCTCATTCGTCTGAATGCCCTCAGTGCTCTGACCGGTTGCGAG encodes:
- a CDS encoding hercynine metabolism small protein is translated as MAREDQRRASRELRENLIAQLEELYGEAFEQLTTQNLGEGAIARLTQLLLRSREAAITPLQEEIEAPLITRPPSA
- the egtB gene encoding ergothioneine biosynthesis protein EgtB, translated to MVTTSAAAVLPRLQEIRRATEQLIAGLQPEDLCLQGMPDASPAKWHLAHTTWFFEEFLLSQLEGYDCADSRWRYLFNSYYESVGERHARPERGLLTRPSIAEVLAWRQRVTAALMAELDHLPAALVELGLQHEQQHQELLLMDLLDGFSRNPLEPEATAEPEADYEASWANPGPGGWRNVEGGLVEIGLDPASGHFHFDNEAPRHRVWLEPFAISQRLVSNAEYAAFIADGGYKRADLWMSEGWALVQDRGWQAPRYWRGEWEFSLAGRRPRHPDAPVRHISWFEADAYARWAGARLPEEAEWELAATSGQLAQVFGCLWQWTGSPYRPYPGFAPAAGAIGEYNGKFMSSQFVLRGSCFLTPAGHERLSYRNFYPPHSRWMASGIRLARGVQP
- the egtD gene encoding L-histidine N(alpha)-methyltransferase, encoding MTSTLQRSGVPELLDLHPAAADMRQLVIEGLSQTPKQLPAWFLYDAEGSRLFDLICQQPEYSLTKTETALLENQAQAMAAALGEGTLVEFGAGSARKVGPLLQALDQPAYVALDISAEHLATACRRLQGDHPGVPMLGICCDYSQLEQLPSHPLLKTQRRLGFFPGSSLGNFTTAAAEALLRQFRRLLGPRGTLLIGIDQPKATERLEAAYDDAAGISARFALNLLQRLNRDLDCDFDLKQFRYQARWVPEASHIEMALISQREQTVQACGRSWHFAAGEALVTETSHKYSPEAFLALAARAGWSSEARWSDPRGDLSLHLLKQAD